A window of Gemmatimonadota bacterium genomic DNA:
ACGGCGGAGGCCGGTCGGCCGCGGATGCGGCCCGGTGAGCGGAATGCGCACGACGTCCATCGGACTCCCTGGAACCCCGTGGAGCCTCTGGTGGTCCGCCGGATCGGTGCCTGCTACCATCCCGCTCCGCCCGGGGACCATCCAGCCCAACCCGAAGAGGACCATGGACTTCCGCGCCCGCCTCGCCACCGCGTCCCGGCTTCGGCTCGCGATCGTGCCCACTCCGTTACGTCCCGTGCCGGCGCTGGAGCGCTGGCTGGACGCCTCGGTCGGCGCGGCCGCTCCGCGCCTGCTCGTCAAGCACGACGACCAGACCGGGTTCGGCCTCGGAGGCAACAAGGTCCGCAAGCTGGAATACGAGCTCGCACCGGATCGGCTCGAAGGCGTCACCTGTATCGTCACGACGGGAGGCCCGCAGTCGAACCACGCCCGCGTGACGGCCGCAGCGGCCGCGTGGCTGGGGCTGGAGTGCGTGATCGTCACCAACGGCGCGGCGCCGGAGCCCTTCCGCGGGAATGCCCTGCTGCAGCGGCGGTTCGGGGCGCGCATCGAGACGGTCTCCGGCCGCGACGAGCGGGCGCCCACCATGGAGCGCATCGCGGACGAGGTGGCCGCGGCGGGGGGACGGGCTCGGGTGGTGCCGCTCGGCGCGTCGACGGCGCACGGGGCGCTGGGGTATGTGCGCGCCTTCATGGAGCTGGACGACGAGCTCGAGCCCGGAGGCCCGCGCACCTGGGTCTTCGTGTCGGCCTCGTCCGGAGGCACCCTGGCCGGGCTGCACCTGGGACGCGCCCTTTGCGGGCGGGACGACGTGACCCTGGTGGCAGTCTCGGCCGATACGCCCGCGGGAGAGCTGCGGGCGGTCGCGGATCGTCTCGCCACCGAAGCGGCCACGCTGCTGGGGGTCGAGGCCCGACTCGACGCCGAGCGGCTCGTGGTGGTCGACGATCAGGTGGGGGAGGGATATGGGCTCCCCACCGCGGCCTCGACCGAGGCGGCCTCCGTGTTCGCGCGTCGGGCGGGCCTGATCCTGGACGACACCTACACGGCCAAGGCCGCGGCCGGCCTCCTCGCAGCCCTGCGGTCCGGCACCGTGGCCGCTCCCGACCGTGTCGTCTTCTGGCACACCGGGGGCTGGCCGGCCGTCTTCGCCTGACCCGATCCTCCCGGAGGAGGTCCCGCCTCCGGTTGGACGCGCAGGGAGCGGGAGCGCCGGCGTTCTCCGACGCGGCGGGCGCACAGAGCGAGGCCCCGCGCCCCGGCGGGGGAGCGGGGCCTCGACCCCATCCGGAATGGACGTGGGGGTCAGCGCACGCGCGTGATCTCGAGACGCGCGACCGGGTTGCGCCAGTCGTGGATGGACGGCGTGAGGTCTCCGCCTCCCTCGATGCCGTAGTGCCGGTGGACCCGGCCGTTCTCGGCCAGCGCCGGATTGCTCATGCCCGTCCCCGGCACCGTGCTCGGTACGCCGGACAGGCTGGGGCACGGAGGCACCAGGTCCGCGAACGACTCCGTGTTCACCTCCGTCCCCGCATCATAGGCGCGC
This region includes:
- a CDS encoding pyridoxal-phosphate dependent enzyme, coding for MDFRARLATASRLRLAIVPTPLRPVPALERWLDASVGAAAPRLLVKHDDQTGFGLGGNKVRKLEYELAPDRLEGVTCIVTTGGPQSNHARVTAAAAAWLGLECVIVTNGAAPEPFRGNALLQRRFGARIETVSGRDERAPTMERIADEVAAAGGRARVVPLGASTAHGALGYVRAFMELDDELEPGGPRTWVFVSASSGGTLAGLHLGRALCGRDDVTLVAVSADTPAGELRAVADRLATEAATLLGVEARLDAERLVVVDDQVGEGYGLPTAASTEAASVFARRAGLILDDTYTAKAAAGLLAALRSGTVAAPDRVVFWHTGGWPAVFA